Proteins encoded by one window of Cucurbita pepo subsp. pepo cultivar mu-cu-16 chromosome LG14, ASM280686v2, whole genome shotgun sequence:
- the LOC111809672 gene encoding uncharacterized protein LOC111809672: MASFVTSMGNKGQPVVKKAKKKQVKDELDRQKQAEKKKRRLEKALATSAAIISELEKKKQMKKEEQQRLDEEGAAIAEAVALHVLIGEDSDDSYKIFLKNDGLNPWECPGQIDHVMNVTRPGIPVQEFGRCSLEGSRWTSNLNRFGSTWHGFRNDYWSVSAGPYAEGHHHALCFEQVDGAVSEISAGIIAAQSVSSLQIAVDGDEEIDILDRMQRGM; the protein is encoded by the coding sequence ATGGCTAGTTTTGTGACTAGTATGGGTAATAAAGGACAACCTGTCGTgaagaaagcaaaaaagaagCAGGTGAAGGATGAGTTGGATCGTCAGAAACAAGctgagaagaaaaagaggcgGTTAGAAAAAGCCCTTGCTACTTCAGCAGCTATTATATCtgaacttgaaaagaaaaaacaaatgaagaaggaagaacagCAAAGGCTAGATGAAGAAGGTGCTGCTATTGCTGAGGCTGTTGCTCTGCATGTCCTCATTGGTGAAGACTCAGATGACTCATACAAGATTTTTCTGAAAAATGACGGTCTCAACCCTTGGGAGTGCCCTGGGCAGATTGACCACGTAATGAATGTTACAAGACCTGGCATTCCAGTGCAGGAGTTCGGGAGGTGCTCCCTTGAAGGGAGTAGGTGGACCTCTAATCTCAATAGATTTGGATCAACGTGGCACGGATTTCGGAATGACTACTGGTCAGTCTCAGCTGGACCTTATGCTGAAGGTCACCACCATGCCTTATGTTTCGAGCAAGTTGATGGTGCTGTAAGTGAGATTTCTGCTGGTATTATAGCAGCTCAGTCTGTCTCTTCGCTTCAAATTGCAGTAGACGGGGATGAAGAAATCGACATCCTTGACAGAATGCAAAGGGGTATGTAA
- the LOC111809670 gene encoding deSI-like protein At4g17486 translates to MTDVILHIYDVTNSGSDKTNNTIVNINKIFKDGIGLGGIFHSAVQVYGDDEWSFGFCEQGTGVFSCPSGQNPMYTYRESINLGRTNCSIFKVNQILRELSREWPGSSYDLLSRNCNHFCDQFCEMLNVSKLPGWVNRFANAGDAALEVAGNTAVRFKQAKTEIVSASKVAYRFLLGATNNVLSSPDSTSDSNRGASRFQAAWFKNLITTGAKPSSSSEIGSQVEGAQQQRKANEESPTLLNSRLQRDI, encoded by the exons atgaCCGACGTGATACTGCACATATACGACGTCACCAATAGCGGATCAGATAAGACCAACAATACAATCGTTAATATCAACAAGATCTTCAAGGATGGAATTGGTCTTGGCGGTATCTTTCATAGCGCTGTTCAG GTTTATGGAGATGATGAATGGTCCTTTGGGTTTTGCGAGCAGGGAACTGGAGTTTTCAGTTGCCCCTCTGGACAGAACCCAATGTACACATATCGTGAAAGTATTAACCTTGGAAGAACAAACTGTTCAATTTTCAAGGTGAATCAGATTTTAAGAGAACTTAGTAGAGAGTGGCCTGGAAGTTCATATGACTTGCTATCAAGAAATTGTAACCACTTTTGTGATCAGTTCTGCGAAATGCTCAATGTATCAAAGCTTCCAG GTTGGGTTAATCGGTTTGCCAATGCTGGTGATGCTGCACTGGAAGTAGCTGGAAACACAGCAGTTCGT TTTAAACAGGCAAAGACAGAGATCGTATCGGCCAGCAAAGTGGCTTACCGTTTTCTTCTAGGGGCCACGAACAACGTCTTGTCTTCTCCAGACTCTACTAGTGATTCGAATAGAGGTGCTTCTAGATTTCAAGCTGCATGGTTTAAGAATCTTATTACTACTGGTGCCAAACCATCGAGTAGTTCAGAAATAGGGAGTCAAGTTGAAGGTGCACAGCAACAACGCAAAGCAAATGAAGAGTCACCAACGTTGCTCAATTCCCGATTGCAGCGTGATATATGA